The Candidatus Effluviviaceae Genus I sp. genomic interval ACGCCGTCGCAGTGGTCGGCGACGTGCGTGTAGTCGCGCTCCTGCAGCCCGTCGCCGTAGAGCGGAAGCGGCTGATCCTCGATGGCGTTCGTCGTGAAGAGCGGGAGGACCTTCTCGGGGTACTGGTTCGGTCCGACCGTGTTCGCGCCGCGCGTCACGACGACCGGAAAGCCGTAGGTCGTGAAGTAGGAGCGTGCGAGGAGCTCGCCGCCCGCCTTGCTCGCGGAGTAGGGGTTCCGCGGCGCGAGCGGCGCGTCCTCGCGGAAGGCCTCGCCCGGCGCCGGGCCGTACACCTCGTCGGTGCTGATCTGCACGAACCGGCCGACGCCGTGCGCGCGCGCCGACTCGAGCAGCACGTGGACGCCGAACACGTCCGTGCGCAGGAACCCGGACGGGTCGCCGATCGAGCGGTCCACGTGCGTCTCGGCGGCGAAGTTCACGACCGCGTCCACGCCCGGCATGACGGCGTCCACCGCCGCCCGGTCGCAGATGTCGCCGCGCACGAACCGGTAGCGCGACTCGCCCTCGACGTCT includes:
- the rfbB gene encoding dTDP-glucose 4,6-dehydratase, which gives rise to VTGGAGFIGSNFVRIYLARRPDCHIINIDKLTYAGNLENLRDVEGESRYRFVRGDICDRAAVDAVMPGVDAVVNFAAETHVDRSIGDPSGFLRTDVFGVHVLLESARAHGVGRFVQISTDEVYGPAPGEAFREDAPLAPRNPYSASKAGGELLARSYFTTYGFPVVVTRGANTVGPNQYPEKVLPLFTTNAIEDQPLPLYGDGLQERDYTHVADHCDGVALALEEGEPGGVYNVGAGNHMRNVDLARLILAELGKPDSLIRHVRDREGHDPRYAIDSSRIRALGWKPRYDARAAVLDAVRWYAAHPEWWRRIKSGEFREYYERQYRERLRDAGT